The nucleotide window AAGATATGCTGCTCtgtattattttcatttttcgtccatttggtttaaacttttgtttcggcggggacaggaagttgacttttgaaaccATAGAAACGCAAGTAAATCCGgttggttttcaaaataaaactgctttctgcgagcgcgacgcctctgactcgctcccggtagatcaaaatcacagcacaatcaaaatgaagacggaccctgtgtattttggttgttaattattacgatgtaatggtggaaatactttgggtgggggggataatttttatccccaccgaggataaaaataattcagcagagggtaggacgtgtaaaccagagggggggataatccccaccatccccaccggcaaatcgcaccctgtgtgtatgtatatatgtatgtatgtgtgtatatgtatatatatatatgtatgtgtatatatggtgttgtatatatattgatattgtccttaaatttgttattttgtttttcttaggttgtatcttttatcttttgtgtatgtatgagtatttatgttgtatgtatatgtatatatatatatatatatatatatatatatatatatatatatatatatatgtgtgtgtgtatgtatatatatggatatggatatatatatgttataatttttattttattcttaatatttatttatttatttttgtatgtatatctggagttcgtgacaaaaataatttccctctgggattattaaagtatttatctatctatctatctatctattcacATGTGTCTTGTAAAAATgggaacatgtctgcatgtcagctatggcaaagttcgcaacaaatgaatctcactcaaccattgaaacagtcaatggcaatgagattgtattataccccggtatgctagaataccatctaaggggaatagccatgctttcaaagtcatgttatattgcttattggccctttgaaattatcaagactttaatggtttgccgccacaaacCGTAGTTGCagtttattttcaaactttctagctgactccatagcaatgcaaaatgttgtgggtcaaacacgcaacctgctgaccggctgacatttagtgtggctctatgatcgaacagaaccaagaactacacatttccttttttgttccatcagatgggctaggttaaaagtaaatagcgcccaacgtggggcttgAACCCACGACCCAGAGATTAAgggtctcatgctctaccgactgagctagcccgGCTTACAAAATTCAATACcagacaacattaaaaaaaaaaacacacacaaaaaaccctctgcgttaaatctcctctacatTGATGTCTTCAACTGTTGATAGAAAGTTGCCGTTAcaggtttgggctaatggacatcctggtggtcagttaaaatcggctcctccctgggtgggcttgaaccaccaacctttcgattaactgtcgaacgcgctaaccaattgcgccaaaGCTGGGGAACAATAGACATTTAGGGCGGGGGGAAAAGgaaggaaaggggggagaggggggggagaagaaaaggaaggaaaaagagaggaaaaagggagagaaagggaagggaaTGAGAGAAATTTAGGCCTCCAttacataaaaaacaaataaaaacgtgTGAATGTGGAGTTTTGTGTGCAATTGTTCAGCCTTGGAATGGAACAGAAGGTCGGCGGTTCAAGTCCCACTGGtgacaaacattttttttggttCATTCATGGATGTAGTCAAGATCTCTTGCGCAAATATAATTACCCTTGCCCTCCATTGACAGACACATGCACTTATTTTAATGGGAATATTCTAATTACTATGGTACTTTCTATTCCACTATTGTTGTAGCCATACAGCTATTCACAGCACACCTGTGCACTCTTTAGCAAGCTACTTGTTtagttattatttgtattgtgaCCTGTATGCTCAATTTAGCGTCATCTTCAACCTACAAGTATTTCAACTATAAATCATTTTGTGTGCATATTATATTGCAATATTAGTATGGTGCTTCCTCTTGTGGAGTGGATCTGGCTAATGATTCGAATAAGATGACCAGCAAATAATTCTTAAAACATTTGTTAATATATAAACATGTCTATTTTAAAATATAGATTTAACACGGGTGATCTTTGTTCCTCCTCTCCGCCAACCACTGCTCCTTGGTCAGGGACTCGGAGGAGGGGCAGGGTGCATAAAAAAGCGGTCTGGTGACGGGACCTTGTTGTAGATGAGGGCAGGAACTGGTGGCTCATACCAGAGCTGGACGTCCGGGCGCAGCCGCTGGTTCCTCCACAGCTCGGACGCAATCCAGCGCTGGTCCTGCTGGGGAATGGTCTTCCTCATTTCCACCGGCAGCCAGAACTGATCTGGAGcagcaagaggaggagcagggaggggaccaggaggagcagggaggggaccaggaggagcagggaggggaccaggaggagcagggaggggaccaggaggagcagggaggagacctggaggagcaggactCATATCTGATACAACCTacataaagaaaatgaaaaagatcATAAATCATCTATCCGCTACACGCTACAGTATGTAAGACCTGTGTAGAGGTTATTACAGTTGCACTAACCAGAGGGGAAGAGCTGGTCCTCACCGCCGACATGACAGGGCtggatggaggcagagagaaaggggagacagGCCTGTAGAAGCTGGGACTGGAAGGGGGCGTCACTCGAGGTGGGGTAGCGGATGGAGTGCTTCTCCCAGACGGGACAGTGGCAGGGCTGGAGGGACGCTGGGAAGAGGGGGAAACTGAGCTGATGAAGTACAATTACAAAACAAGGATAGTGTTGGCTGTATGGCTGTGTTCTAAGGCATCAGGCACAGCTATAGGTACATCAATTACCTCAACAGGCCTCCTAGTCAGATTGACATTCGGCTTGGCTGCAGCAGACAAAGTCCCACCGAACCGCGATTTCTCAAACTGAAAATCAACCAAGAATAGTCTTAATAAAATagtcttaaaaataaaaacattatacACACCAGTGATACGCATGAAAgttatgtaaacacacagatcTGAGATGAGTTGATCATGGCTACCCAGGTGAATGACATGGTATTTAATGTGATGGAAATATTCACCATCGCCAGCGTCAATGCATGCCTCCCAGGGCTCCGTGCAGGCGCAGCAGAGGTGGAGGCAGAGGTAGCTGCAGGGCTTctcacagactgacagacagaaacaataaAACCATTAAACAAGCATTAATACTAATGGGATTTTGTCCACATCACAAGTTGTAAGCCtacaaaatgcatttatttCACCAGGCTCTCAATATTACCTGCTGGGGGTGAAAGCCACAGGTACATGTCTGCGCTACCCTTAAGATAGAGGTTTGCCCACGCAGCATCGTGGGACACTACTCAATCtgtaattaattgaaatgaatgaTTTACTTGGACACAATCGGTTCACTTTGGAGTTTTGGTTTACTGTTGGGGCAAAGTTTACCTTCTGGTAGAGGTTGGGCCACTTGGCCTGTTTCGGAGATGGCCTGTTCCCTGCACTGGAGGGCCAAGTGCCAGAAGAGGCAAATGCCCTCAGGCGGCTCACCCACTCCTCAGACCCCATGGCTCGATGCTTCTTAGTAGACATCTGAAGACAAGGGGAAGAATGGCCAAGTTACCATACATTGTCAAagacaaatgctatatatatatatatataaaacccctgatatatatatatatatatatatatatatatatatatatatatatatatatcaggggtttttctcaaaaaaaaaaaagtagcagggAGCAGAGCCCTGCGCAAAGCCGAGGGAGCAATGCGACCGAGGCGGGGGATGGTGTGGAACGGGGTCTCCCCCTTCCACCGCGCgaagcctttgaaaaaataatgattaaatggtACATTCTGAGGCTATCTTAGAGAGAAATTCTAGCTCTTGTGGTCATCctgaaaaactaaaatactATCAACTTTTGGTAGACTTGTACAACTTTACCCTGTAAATAAACACGacaaatttcaaaaatattggcTAAACTTTTATTAAGTAGGACAAATCACAACAGCAGCCGTCTGCTCCTGAGACTGCCCCAACGGCTCACTGCCTTGTCAAAATCAAATTGATCAATTGCAGGCCCCTCAATACTGATCCTGAGGAggtggttcagggtagcgttagtCATGGTAGACCTCCTGTGCCATGTctctatggaacaagttttggggctctagagtcaataatggcgacgctatagaAATGTTACTATTGttgtcgttttcagttttgcactttgcagacggtccctaagctcgcggctgaaagccgactgctcgtagaagccaatgcaattcagttttgcactttgcagacggtccctaagctcgcggctgaaagccgactgctcgtagaagccaatgcaattcaccgttcgctaaagacggctcgtttggatgaaactatgttgtagctggttctctgggttactaCACTTTTATTGGGCTAATTCGGCCGTGCAGCTGCCATTTAGTTCCCTGCTACGGGTTCCCTGGTAACAGGGAACCCTGTTCGACTGTTCGACTGTTCGTTTTGCTCTCGCAAAACTCTTGATCAACACTCagcatttgtttatttctgtcgtTCATTGAAACCGCTTTGTGCAGAGAGAACTGGAATGGTCTTGTATACTTGCTTAGCATCTTAGCGCCTAGACCAAAAACCCATTCAAATACatagtagctagctagctagctgctaaTAACTTTAACGTTAGCATGTCGACTCGGTCTGGGAAACTCCAATTCGGATCGGAATATTTTTGGAGTAATTATAAGTTATTTGAGGATCAGACACATTgtcaggtggtggtgttgggataTTTTCGCGGAGAAAAGATCGTTTTGAGAAATAGTGTATGTTGTACAGCAGCATGTAAGTACAGATCCAAGTCTGAAAGGTTCAGTCGGCATTTCGGTAGGATGGCGCACGCCGGGAGTATCGGGGCGCAGCGCCCCTGTTCCCTTGTTTAGAAAAaaccctgtatatatatatatatatatatatatatatattcgtgtgtctgtgtgtgtgtctgtgtgtgtgtctgtgtgtacaaacTAGGACTCATCATATTTGGTATGGGACCGTTACCTTTACCTACCTTGACACTTCATGAATCATATGATACATACAAAATAATCCCTAGTATATCCCCATGTAATTTAAAATGGTTGTTTACCGTACAGGTGAATTAAAATGGTTGTTCACCGTAATCGTACTACTAGTTCCTACTGAGGCTGACATGCAATAAGTTAACAAGAAGTTGACCCAAGTTAGTAAAGTTAAACCGATGCTAACATGCTAGTAAATTAACCAAAGTCATTTCAAATGATAAGGAAAATTAGTGACATGtccggtgtttcagttcaagtcGTGACCGGGTTAACTGGTGACCCTCAGCCGAATgcttcgcttgttgtcgtggctacgccagatgTTCGAAATCGGGAAcagacacgtagctgtccttccgaatgcctctttgatttgttattcaataaaatgtcaaaaagattctaatctcattcatttttgtagtgtaattggaagaaacttgtcacgtagaaccgttctaagccgaaataaatggaaaatgaatgtttaaaatatgatacattacgggattcgaattcataccattgcggggaaaaaatataacaaactgcaattccattccattgtgccgttgaccaACTGGGGAAATATCCGCCGTAGTATATTAAAATTCACAAATtcttcttgaaaacacgaaaggcagccagatcaacttgtgaccctactaTCCATGTTGTTAagaccatgcattggtcgcgtttccaaaaaataagacgcctttacatccagttaatcAAAACCTAATGTTTCCCCCCACTGCTTGAAACTAGCCAAAAACACTGTTATGCGCTCATTCTATcatttcggtcgcctgatgtggtgtTGTTGTCCCCTTTCACTGGATGTCTctgtaagcaaagcagcgacTTCGGAAATGAATGCGTTTACATGCATGACAGCTAGATCGGATTAATCTTAATTGCATTAAAAAACGCAATGTGACGCAAGGCGGTATCACTTTGAGACATAACGTTTATTCAGATCAACAAAGCATACATTACGGGATTCGAACTCATAACATTTTGGGGGAAAAATATTTCAAATGGTGGctccattccattgtgccgaTGAGCCGGAGACTTGGTCAGCTGCAGTACTAAAATACAGAACTAGTCTTCTTCCTAGGAGCaggaggcagccagatcaacttgtgacccgaCTGTCCATGCTATTATAGACCATGGtatttagatattatccatttcaccttgtcttacgatcataacatgtaaatcgtttttttaataaaaaaaaacatacacagagaatctggcaacccataagaatcccgtcatcaaccgtccagtctagttcacaacatttaatggaaccagggtcagagtggtcaggtgtgaatgtaagtgctTATAtcaaacatatttgaaacatattatcctaaacatccattcgcccatcttcTACCtcggggaacaatgctagcacgctaggcctcaattgtagtcgtaacgacagcggccaatGCCCGCCACGACATGCTAATGGGctacgaaccgtccattgcatgctagacgatccaggatgagacggttaccccagaagtccatgctggagaggtgcacggagaagactcagtaacgcttggcaaaacaggaaaggaggttgatacccagacacttctaagaacttctcacaactagagttagagtttaactttcatacagtctatgctctcaactgcgagcgctaaatacagatactttgaccatgtttccgcccggtctcgaaccggggacctttcgcgtgttaggcaaacgtgataaccactacactacggaaaccagTTCGATTGCGCAAAACCCTAGAAAATTTGTCATCAGAAGCTcacgcatgaacaggttttcagcgcaggtttaaacacttaataatatgacgaggctatcggttgaagaggtggcgtggtgcccaaTAGTCGCTGCTGAAGGTCCTGCTCCAGACAGACTTTTCCCGAATAGATGCTTGATAGTAAAGCAAGACAATTTAAACATTAAATTTGTATACATCTAAACAGTAATGCTGCTTCCACCTGGTCttgaaccggggacctttcgcgtgtaaggcgaacgtgataaccactgtGATAACCACTAGTATACACTAAACTAACGCCAGGCaaaacaggaaaggaggttgacacccagacacttctaagaacttctcacaactagagttcgaGTTTAACTTTCATGCAGTCTATTTTCTCAACTGCGAGccctaaatacaaatactttgaccATGTTTCCGCCTGGTCTCGAACctgggacctttcgcgtgttagtcaaacgtgataaccactacactacggaaacctgtgagattgaaaaaaaaactagaaaaaattgtcatcagaagcacccgcatgaacaggttttccgcGCAGGTTTaaatacttaataatatgacgaggctatcggttgaagaggtggcgtggtgccaagaagacgctgctgaaggttctgttcaAGATAGACTTTTCACGAATAgctgcttgatagtaaagcaagagaatttaaacattaactttgtatatcTCAAAATTGAAgtgctgtttccgcccggtttcgaaccggggacctttcgcgtgtgaggcgaacgtgataaccgctacactacggaaacacatacacGGACAATATGGCAACCCATGAGTATgccgtcatcaaccgtccagtctagttcacaacatttaatggaaccagggtcagagtggtcaggtgtgaatgtaagtggttatatcatacatatttgaaacacattatcctaaacatccattcgcccatcttctaccgcggggaacaatgctagcacgctAGGCAAGGGCGTAACCATGGTTTAGACATTGGGGGGGtccaattttttattattatttgttaagtGCATTGC belongs to Gadus morhua chromosome 13, gadMor3.0, whole genome shotgun sequence and includes:
- the LOC115556657 gene encoding vegetative cell wall protein gp1; translated protein: MFEKSRFGGTLSAAAKPNVNLTRRPVERPSSPATVPSGRSTPSATPPRVTPPSSPSFYRPVSPFSLPPSSPVMSAVRTSSSPLVVSDMSPAPPGLLPAPPGPLPAPPGPLPAPPGPLPAPPGPLPAPPLAAPDQFWLPVEMRKTIPQQDQRWIASELWRNQRLRPDVQLWYEPPVPALIYNKVPSPDRFFMHPAPPPSP